The following are encoded in a window of Paenibacillus polymyxa genomic DNA:
- a CDS encoding tyrosine-type recombinase/integrase: protein MPTEEELKRYYEVVWKSKNFQDMLIVKTLMYTGIRVSELINIRLTDIDFYYCQVRINNGKGSKDRIVPFPQSFKELLAMHADAMKKKHAVYLFESSWKKKYTDRGIRKILARKLNLLKTCRHTSCVIFC from the coding sequence GTGCCAACAGAGGAAGAACTTAAGCGTTATTACGAAGTAGTCTGGAAGTCGAAAAATTTCCAGGACATGTTGATTGTCAAGACACTCATGTATACCGGTATCCGCGTTAGCGAACTAATCAATATTCGGCTGACGGATATTGATTTTTATTACTGCCAAGTTCGCATTAATAATGGAAAGGGCAGCAAGGATCGCATCGTTCCATTCCCTCAGTCATTTAAAGAACTGCTGGCCATGCACGCTGACGCGATGAAGAAAAAACATGCGGTCTATTTATTTGAATCATCGTGGAAGAAAAAGTACACGGATCGGGGAATACGAAAGATTTTGGCCAGGAAGCTGAACTTGCTCAAAACCTGTCGCCACACAAGCTGCGTCATTTTCTGTTGA